The DNA segment TCGATGGCCATTGCGAGGTTTGGACTTGCACTCAGGCGCCGCAGGTTTCGCGCGAACGCGTGGCCAAATGGTTGAATCTGCCTGAAGATAAGGTCACGATACATGTGACATTGTTGGGAGGCGGTTTCGGACGCAAATCCAAACCCGACTATGTGATCGAAGCGGCGTTGTTGTCGCAAGCCATGCAGGGTCAAGCGGTCAAGCTGACTTGGACTCGCGAGGACGATTTACGCCATTCTTATTTCCATACGGTTTCGGTCGAACGCTTGGAAGCCGGAATGGATGCCGAGGGGAAGCCGGTGGCTTGGTTGCATAGAACGGTGGCGCCGAGCATTTCGTCCACTTTCGCCGCCGGCAGCAAACATCAGATGCCGGCCGAGCTGGGGATGGGCGTGATCAACGTGCCGTTTGCAATACCGAATCTACGGATCGAAAATCCCGAGGCGGAAGCGCATACTCGCATAGGCTGGTTTCGCTCGGTTTCCAATATCCCACATGCTTTCGCCATCCAGTCCTTCATTGCCGAATTGGCTGCCGCGGCGGGCCGAGATCACCGGGATTTCCTGCTGGAATTGATCGGCCCGCCGCGGCGTATCGATCCGCGCAGCCTAGGCGATAGCTGGAATCAGGGCGAATCGCCCGACTTGTATCCGGTGGATACCGGCCGGCTGCGGCGGGTGGTTGAGGTTGCCACCCGCGAAGCCGGATGGGGGCGTCAGCTTGCCTCGGGGCGGGGATTGGGCTTGGCCGCGCACTACAGCTTTGTTACCTATGTCGCGGTAGTGGCGGAGGTAGCGGTCGACCGGGAAGGTAAACTCAGCATGCCCAGAATCGACATCTCGGTGGATTGTGGGCCGCAGGTCAATCCCGAGCGCATCCGCTCGCAGATCGAAGGCGCCTGCATCATGGGTGTCAGCCTGGCTACACTGGGCGAAATCAGCTTTAAGGATGGAGTCGTGATGCAGGATAATTTCCATGCTTATCAATTGACCCATATCGATGACGCGCCGCGCGAAATCAAGGTGCATTTGCTGCCCGCCGCCGAATTCGATACGCCGCTGGGCGGGGTGGGCGAGCCAGGCGTGCCGCCTATCGCGCCGGCATTATGCAACGCGATTTTCGCAGCCACCGGCCAACGTATCCGACAACTCCCCATCCGGGATCAGTTACGCAAAGACTGATTTTTCGGTGCCA comes from the Methylomonas sp. LL1 genome and includes:
- a CDS encoding xanthine dehydrogenase family protein molybdopterin-binding subunit encodes the protein MKRSLDSLESIAAMPADDDNLSIVNVSRRAFLKELALTGFVLAAGFPMLTRADETAGSAEPQKYGADAMPHGWVDDALVFVAIAEDGAVTIMCHRSEMGQGVRTSLPMVVADELEANWLHVKVEQAPGDERRYGNQDTDGSRSMRHFFMPMRRIGAAARRMLESAAAAQWRVPVEEVRAELHQVLHPATGRTLGYGELARAAAKLPVPERQSLRLKKEADFRYIGKGWLKIIDGLDIVTGRAQYGIDTLLPDMLFAVIARPPVFGGKVLRFDASDALKLPGVVKVIELKSSPPPADFNPLGGVAVIARNTWAAMQGRNALKIEWDNGPHAGYDSVAYRAELEAAARKPGKVVRNDGDVDSALQDAPKRLEAEYYAPHLAQAPMEPPAATARIVDGHCEVWTCTQAPQVSRERVAKWLNLPEDKVTIHVTLLGGGFGRKSKPDYVIEAALLSQAMQGQAVKLTWTREDDLRHSYFHTVSVERLEAGMDAEGKPVAWLHRTVAPSISSTFAAGSKHQMPAELGMGVINVPFAIPNLRIENPEAEAHTRIGWFRSVSNIPHAFAIQSFIAELAAAAGRDHRDFLLELIGPPRRIDPRSLGDSWNQGESPDLYPVDTGRLRRVVEVATREAGWGRQLASGRGLGLAAHYSFVTYVAVVAEVAVDREGKLSMPRIDISVDCGPQVNPERIRSQIEGACIMGVSLATLGEISFKDGVVMQDNFHAYQLTHIDDAPREIKVHLLPAAEFDTPLGGVGEPGVPPIAPALCNAIFAATGQRIRQLPIRDQLRKD